CTTCCTTGATAATCTTTCAACAGATGGTGGCATAGTAGCTGAAAACATTTGCGTTAATCTGTATAATCGATGTCCAGCTTTAGCCATCATTTCTTCTTGTAAAGCTAAAGCATCATCTTCGGATTTTAAATTACTAGTTGGTATATTATCTAAAATGAAATGAACAGCATCTTCAAAACCCATATCCATCATTCGATCTGCTTCATcaataataacataattACATTGATTTAATACAGTATATGCTTTTTCTAAACAATCTTGTAATCTACCTGGTGTTCCTATAACAATTTCTACTCCTCGTCTCAATTCAAATGCTTGTGCCTCAGCATTCCTTCCACCAACAACTGCTACAGTTCTACATGAACAATAAGATGCAAACTTATTAGTTTcttcatatatttgtatagcTAATTCTCTTGAGGGGGCAATTATTAAAGCATATGGTCCATCTTGTGAAGTTTCATATGTTAGTGGAGGTAATTGCTTAACATAGGATAACATAGGTAAAACAAATGCTGCTGTTTTTCCAGATCCTGTTTCGGCAATCCCAATTAAATCTCTCATCTCTAATGCAATAGGTATTGCTTGCATTTGTATAGGTGTAGGTTTTTCGtattttgctttttttattgcttTTAATAAATCTGAACTTAAATTTGATTCTTCCCATTTTCTTATAGGGGGTGGCACAACACCaccttttatatatatctcaTTATCTTCTCTAAATATTCTCCAATCTCTATCTGTCATATCttctctttttttctcACTCCAATGCTTATTATCTAcatcttttattatattattaattttaggTTCGTAAATAAATTGATTTCTATGTAATCCATTATTTTCCAAGTTCGACACATATCTTGTGAGATTACTTCCAATTATGTTATcctcattttcattatattctttatctgattcattttttcccCATTTTTTATCTCCTGACTCTTCATATtctttcttctttttcataCATAATTGGATTCTATTTTGAACAAGcttatcataaaaattatgtttttttctctGTTCTCTTACATCTATACCTGCTATATATCCTCgaccaaataataattgagGTTCTAATCTATTTTGATATAATGGATTACTATCATTTCTCGATGTATCTTCAGATTTATCCCattcaaaattaaatatatttcgaAATTTTTCAGATGgcttttgcattttttttttatgtttatttaatCCTAAATAttgttgttttattatttctaatTCTCTTTCTCTATACTTTTCTCTTTCAATGTCATCAATATGTAGCATATTTAGTTCTGCCAAAGATGATTGTGTTTTTTCATAAGttatttgatataattttttattttcttcttttttagATACATCCTGTTTATTTGCCTCATGCATATTATCATGTCTTGatacttttttatcttCATCACTTGGGGAGTGTTctctatttctttttttaggGTTTTTTCGATCATCCCGAATATCATctcgttttttattttgtttataattatcatcatGATCGTCTGagtaattattttcatctttttttataatttcattttgattttctaatttttttttattttcatctctttctttttttgttaaaaatacaagCTTTTCTTTATTAGATGATATGTTTGCAAAAATCcgtttattttcatttttattttttttgtcttcatttattttattatcctTCTCTTTCTTGTTATTGTATTCATCGCTTTTATTTGCTCTTTGATTTaaattactatttttatttttggatttattaaatacaatttttttatcactaTCTTCAGAATCGTCGTCAGAACTCGAAGAACTATATagatttattgttttttttttcaacccACTCATATGCAAATTTGCATAAATTCGTTCCTTTACtaaacttttattattttcttctttatgTATTGTTGGTTTATCTTTTTGTTCCTGTTCGGTATTGCTATTATTATCGTTTTCATTATTGTGGgaagatatattttcttccttgttatcatttttacCTGAATTGTTCAGGTTTTCTTCATCACTTAAACTTTCATCGttactttcttttttttcctctAAGCTgcttttttgaatattttgaaaaggGTTATTGACTACGGCAGCATTTGCTTGATTTtcgttttcattttctttttcttcctCTTGGGTATTACTCTTGTTCCTTTTAAAGAagaacatttttttttacatttttgttaatattagTACATTGAgcataatatatgaacatGGCTAGCTATTATGCATGTACACATTCGCACGTATTTACGTGTATGTTATACTCATTTATTTGCCTATTTCCGAATGCATAAACGAAGGGAAATAAAATGGCATTTTttgaatgaaaaaataagctTTACCAAACTTAAATATCAAAATTGACAATATACAAAAAGgaagaaattaaaatgatataataataatacaaaaaatatttaattatatacatatgcatccttttttttcatatgcatatgatGGCATAACATGCTTCATCATCTTTTggatgtaaatatttttattatatttttttataaaaaaaaatacttcaACGTGAATATGAAGATTGGCACGAGAAAAAATTGCCCGAACAAAGTATTGCCATTTTccaataaatttaaattaaaaataaatttagaaaaaaataaattaatatatgtatattttaaataaagggGAACAATTGTAATATACAAAAGTAAcgttaaattattaaaataaataggaaaataaaatggttATTCATGATTAAAAgagaaattaaatatatttcaatgAACAGAATGTTTTCAATAATGTTAAATGGTTTGTTagaaatgtttttaaataaaaaaacgaagaaaaaaaatgaaaagcaATAAATCAAAGCGATGTATTGTGTCGCATTATACAATAGTAAGAACTTTCAATCTCGTAAATCTCAAAATGTCgtcatacatatatgttgTTTTACCTGaacatgcatataaaatcaCTGTTTTACCTGAACATACATATAAGTTACTATTTTACCTGAACatgcataatatttatattaaatgaaaaggcCTTTATGCGATAGAAAGATTATGTATACATTTCTAATTATGACATATGTctgattaaaaatatggtaTGGAAAGATATAACATCaaatcatttaaaattttgctacaaaattaacaaaaactGTATAACAATAAGAATGTAAAAACCATAAGTAATACCcattgaatataaaattttaaaaaaatatattggtTGCTTAAagattgtttttttattcccaAAAAgtgttaatataaaaatatgttcacaagttaaatatgtacttttgtgaaaatatttaagataataaaaagacatGGACAAAATAGggtgaataaaaaaattaaataaattgttaactgaaaaaaaaaggaaatattaataaactTTTTGATTagcatattttcatttatgtAATATACACACCTTTTTTTCCTTTGTTCATTTCcttataaagaaaaaaatatatatttatattttcctttcCTCGttcttcaattttttttacaccttttaaaatgaaaaaagaagTGTATATGCTCATAATGCTAatcaaatatttcatttttttaagatcataattgaaaataaaatgtaaaaaaatataatattgataattGAGACATCGTATGGGTGTgtagattttttttaattgtatatgcacatgaaaaaattaattagaGAATGcatgaaaatataacatgtcaaggaaaaagaaaataaaaattttgcaATATTTTCGATTTTAAGAAggcttttatttatttaatatattttttatcgttgaattttttgttctttGTTCGAATATGCTGGCCCacatgtttttatttcgttTGGTCACACGACCTACATTCctttatttcatcatttatttgttatatgtatatatattttttttattggaaGATAACATAATATCTATTGAAGAATAAGATAAATAgcttaatatattattttttttttatttaaataatttaatgaaaGTTTATGAAAAGTAAAAGGccatatattcattatatggCCAGCATGCTTTCctcaaataattaaaaataattattcatatgtgtatgtaaaaaaatatatataaacaataacatatatgctgtataataatatatgtgtgtatgtATACGGCGCATTAttagaataaatatatataaaatataaaaaaaaaaaaaaaaaagcgaaggaaaaaatatgcaagcTATAAGATTGAAGAAATAACATACTGTATATATAAGTGATGTTAAggaaagcaaaaaaaaaaaatagaatatcatacaaaataatataaaaataaattagtcaaataatacaatatgatagataaaaaataaaaacatatatatatgaaattataataaattaaattaattcaaattaagaaacattttttatttgttcattgggtatatataagtataaaCCCACATATACCTGATTATTTTCCATTCTATATAGTTTTTACCAAGAAtctaataatttatgtttttatttttttcatagtTTTAACTtgattgttttattttttttcacattttttttatcctattgtttttactttttttttctacataCCTTTTGTTTAAATCCTGATTCCTTTAACTTATGCTAATTCCAttttataatcatttttttgttcccttatattttttttattttattttatttttatgtaaagcCTTGAATTGGGCTAGATATACAACCCTTTTATACAGTTTTGATTTATCAAAACGaatgatataaaatggACAGAGTGTACTAGCAAAGAGAGCtgttttgtattttcattttttttcacgtttttcatttttatttcgaaaataaaataagtacAACTCCCCACAAAACGGTATGAATTTAACAAGCATTTTTAAGAGAGATAAAAGGAAAAGCGATGAGGAAATAAGCCATGCTATtacgaaaaaattaaaacagtGTAATATGTTGAAATCATTAGTAAGTATTCCAAGTGATGAACTTACTACCCCTTCGCCATTTGCGAAGAGTCTATGCCAAGATGAGCAAACAACTGAAGCCAACAATAGAGacaatacatttttaagtataaataaaataatgcaaaaaaaatggtgcAAGCCCGAAAAGGTTGAACATGCATGTTTAGAAAATGTGGAAAACgaaaacattaaaaataataatttgacAAAACCAACACAAAACAATTTGAACAATAATGAAGATATGTGTAGAATGAAAAAGTTGCCAAAAATGGGAAAATCAggagaaaataatgaacgtaaaaaaaagtttaaaaaaaaatcgaaaaataattataacaaCTATAACACAAGTTGTGAAAGTAGTTATAGTAGCAATGatgaaagaaaagaaaTCGAAGTGGAAGCACAAGGTTATAACACAGAATATTTATGGGAAGGGTTACTAAAAAAAGATGTAGTGCTTTTACTAATTCAagcaattaaaaatatgggaTATACAAAATCAGCAAAAATTTTAGAGTCTGAAAGTGGAATAGAATTAGAACAACCATTAATAAAAGATttacacaaaaatatattaaaaggaAATTGGGGGaatagtataaataatttaaaaaaaataaatataaataataaattaatgaaagcaattaaatttttaatatatgaacaatgttttattgaatatttatatcaagGGAAATATTTTGCTGCTTTAAGATGtttaagaaataaattaagaaAATCTTGCTTTGATGAAGATACATATAAAAGGTTACATGAATGtacaacattttttatgtttcaaaattttgaaaatacaaataatacaatagATATGAATACTAATCAAATTCATtctataaatgataatataaaacttCGAAATTCACGtaaaattttgtttgaaaaaataaatagatTATTGCCTGagcatatattaataccCCCTAGACGACTAGCTATTCTACTACATCAATCCCTTAAATATCAAGTTGACAATTgtttatttcataataatttttcagaCTTAAAATTAGCTAAGAATAtccaatataataaaattttaaatagaTCCCGTTTTAGTAACACAAACTGCATTCACTCAGATCATCACAAGAatggaaaagaaaaaataaacgataaaatttttaacaaCCTTTTTAGagataaatattatgaagaTAACAATTCTTGTGAAACAAGACCATCACAATATAACTACACAGATAATGAATCGTCTTTATGTATAGGTatgttaaatattaataatatagaaaaattaaaaaaaaatacggATATACAAAATGATCAACccgataatataaattgttCTATAGAATATGCACAAGCTGTAGAAAgtaattcaaataattatatgagtACCAATATTGCTGATTCTCCTGAAAAAATACAAGATGGATATTTAAACATAACTAGTAATGCACCGACTCCTAAAATTCTAAAACTAAAAAGTGAAATCGAAGAAGCGGAAAAAGatatcgaaaaaaatactgtATCTACACAAGATGCCAACAATTCAATAtctgaaaatttattaaattgttCTTTATCAAATCATATGGATGAAATAGAAAAGGGAGAAactaattttaataaaaataaatcaattgtaaataaaaaatatgattgtAATTGTGAAATTGAAAAGTTACAATGTGattgtataaattttaatgataGTAACAATAATGGTAATATATGTCAAACTGATAGTAACACAATTATGTATAGTAAAACGAAACATGTTTCAAGCTTCTTAGGGTTAGACCAAAAggacaatttaaaaaacaataaaataaatttcctcaatagttataataacaaatatatggatataaataataaaataagttcTTGTAGTCATTTATCCTTACTAAAAAATCATgaatgcaaaaaaatagaacTTCCTTATTATTGTATTAAAGTTTTACAAGGACATAAAGATGAAGTATGGTATGTTAGTGTGTCAGGAgatggaaaatatattgcatCTTCAAGCAAAGataaaagtatatttttatggaaAGGAACATATCCATTTAATAAAGTAAGAGAATGGAATGGACATTTAGATGGAGTTAGTTACATCTGTTGgagttataataataaatatttagcTTCGGGTTCTAATGATtctaatataattatctgGAGTCCtaaaagtaataaaaaaaaattatgtttaaCTATGCATAGTGGACCTATAACATCTGTATGTTggacaaaaaataattctactattatatcatctgcatttgataaaaaaatatattgcacTAAAGTAAATATAGAATTAAAAAGCTTCTCGATTTTATATGCTTGGTCATTTAGTACAAgaatacaaaattttgtttttacaaaaaatgaaaaatatttaattgttGTCCCAGCAGACAAAAATGTTCGAATTATAGattttaatatgaaaaaagaattatatattttacctGAAAATGATACAATAACATCTTTATGTGCTTCAAACTTATATAACCATGTATTAGTTAATATAGCAGATCAAAAACctattatcaaattatgggatattaaatatagataTGTTATTCAAAGTTATAGAGGGCATAAACAAGGACGATTTATTGTTCATTCAACTTTTGGAGGAAAAAACGAAGATTATGTTATTAGTGGTAGTGAAGAtagtttaatatatatatggcaTAGAACTAAAGGATATTTATTAGATGTTATTAATGGACATGCATCAAATGTAAACATAGCAATATGGCCTCTTGCTTCCTCTAAATTTCCATATATGGTATCCGCTTCTGATGATCATACTATAATGATTTGGAATACACATccaaaaattaataaatcgaaaaaacatatatatatggaacgagaaaaaaaacgaaatgctgaaaaagggaaaaaaaaatcaaaaaaaaatatttttcatcatcCGTTTTTGAGGGAACTAGCCAAGTTAAGCGGCATGGATGTTCAAGTTCTCTCACCAAATGATGCTCATATGTTTTAAGTTTAGGCAATCTCCAAATAAACATacatttatacatatttttattgttacaTGATATCGTAAGTTTTGCACTGTTTTTATCTTAATGGTTATGGAACCATGAATTTGCCTAAATTAAATCCGTTTATTCATTCAtctaattaattattattatttatttttttaacccATCTTGGGGTAACTTTCCAAAATTATGGAATAAActatgtttttataattaaaaataataaaaaaatatattgttctTTCTTTGTTTGCCATTATTAGCATTCCAAAAATGTGCAAACGCTATAATTCCtaagaaaaatacaataaaatattgtattaaATAGCTATCCATAGATTTTGTGTGTTTTGGCTAGCTAAAAAAGCCAAATAACTATGCTTAAATAGGCATACACACTTTAACGAGTATAATGAAATTACCAAAAAAGTATTACAACCCacaaaacattttaatgAGCTTCTTGATATTTATTcgaattttatgaaaatatgatacTAACatttagataaaaatagGTTAACATTTTTAGATCATTCCTAGTGATatgaatatgcatatatgctACATAAAACTATTGCGCATAGGATTAAAAAACGAAGATTCAAAATATtgtctttaaaaaaaaagttaattcATAAGCATGCTCATAATTTTATCCAATTTTAGCAAATTATCCATAGCCtcaccaaaaaaaaaatacacacaCATAGCAgtataatgtatataaataaattggtgtaataatatagattGAAATACAGagcaatatttttattttttcaaaaaaaataataatatatataatgtataataattacTCTAACAAATTTGGTACCTGAAAAAAAGTAGctacaaaaataatcaaataatCTGcacacaataaaaaaaatatatccaaCGGTGTGCACGTTTCATAACACAtgtttacataaaaaaaactttaaaagattcttaaaaaaactcgaaaaaaataaaataaaaacgaaatgaaaaaaaaagaaaagcaAACACAGTGTcttgaaataaattatctGCTCTGTTCTGGTCAggtaacaaaaaataataatttctttGAAATTTATTCATCTATTTTATGTTACTATCCATTCAGTACAAAAttagaataaatatattagcaTGATCTTATTAATTCTTCTAAAgctattacttttttttcgataataaaattttctaaTTGCTTAACATGTTTGATAAAGTAATTTTctatacttatttttttcgcctacaatttttatgtcCCATTTTGGTGTTGTtaactttatatttttatttccattcaTGGTATATATAGCATTGCACACAAATCTTCACAACCTTTGGGAATATAGCTATAATAATGTGGATGCGTATTATTGTTTATGCCatgcttttatttttccattatttCTTCGTCAAGCTGTCTATTGTTTTTGGCTTTGTGTTGGCTTACGCTATTAtcatctatatttttaccaCTACTAgtattatttctattttttatcttattTGATAAACCATAGTTGCTACAAATGCATCTTCTATATTTCTCTGTCACCCCACTTTTCAGTGTTATTACTCATCTATAAAATTTGATGCCCCACCAATGTTGTAACAATATTGAcatattcttttaaatatcattttttcttctgTAATTCTGATTTATCTTTCCattatcaattttattttttactccaaattgttaaatttttttttttttttttttttttgctggCTTCATTGTAAttataatgatgaaaattagACTCTCCCAAATTAGtgttttttctatttcgttcactgttatttttatcccTTGAGTCTATATCATCAATGTCAATATGATTTCGATGGTTTACATTTTGGATTTCCATTTGTGTAATAGATTGCACACTATGTTTGTCTGTGTCTTGAGTGTTATACCCACTTATATTTCCGGTACTATTATGATTTTCCTTTTGTCTGCTGGATTGggcatattcatttttgtgGAAAATGTTTGTATGCTCACCAGGAATACTATATTCATCATTATGGCTACAATTAGTTGTAGTGTGATCACTATTTTGATAACtttctaatatatttttttt
This Plasmodium chabaudi chabaudi strain AS genome assembly, chromosome: 12 DNA region includes the following protein-coding sequences:
- a CDS encoding WD repeat-containing protein 26, putative (term=annotation;date=20150611;qualifier=removed_product=conserved Plasmodium protein, unknown function;qualifier=added_product=wd repeat-containing protein 26, putative;qualifier=added_literature=pmid:26043001;qualifier=added_gene_name=wdr26;curatorName=ucb@sanger.ac.uk;~;query 1029-1029;GPI_cleavage_site_score=0.86;~pfam_scan;Pfam:PF00400.28; E()=0.018;score=15.8;query 727-763;description=WD40;~pfam_scan;Pfam:PF00400.28; E()=9.4E-6;score=26.1;query 683-720;description=WD40;~pfam_scan;Pfam:PF00400.28; E()=0.01;score=16.5;query944-983;description=WD40;~pfam_scan;Pfam:PF00400.28; E()=0.14;score=13.0;query900-937;description=WD40;~iprscan;InterPro:IPR006595 : CTLH, C-terminal to LisH motif;Prosite:PS50897; score=8.19;query 218-274;description=CTLH, C-terminal LisH motif;~iprscan;InterPro:IPR036322 : WD40-repeat-containing domain superfamily;Superfamily:SSF50978; score=8.74E-58;query 680-983;description=WD40-repeat-containing domain superfamily;~iprscan;InterPro:IPR017986 : WD40-repeat-containing domain;Prosite:PS50294; score=31.191;query 688-992;description=WD40-repeat-containing domain;~iprscan;InterPro:IPR006594 : LisH dimerisation motif;Prosite:PS50896; score=7.771;query 185-217;description=LIS1 homology motif;~iprscan;InterPro:IPR019775 : WD40 repeat, conserved site;Prosite:PS00678; score=1.0;query 970-984;description=WD40 repeat, conserved site;~iprscan;InterPro:IPR001680 : WD40 repeat;Pfam:PF00400; score=3.4E-6;query 684-720;description=WD40 repeat;~iprscan;InterPro:IPR001680 : WD40 repeat;SMART:SM00320; score=43.0;query 853-893;description=WD40 repeat;~iprscan;InterPro:IPR001680 : WD40 repeat;Pfam:PF00400; score=0.028;query 945-983;description=WD40 repeat;~iprscan;InterPro:IPR001680 : WD40 repeat;Prosite:PS50082; score=12.747;query 688-720;description=WD40 repeat;~iprscan;InterPro:IPR001680 : WD40 repeat;Prosite:PS50082; score=11.845;query 731-763;description=WD40 repeat;~iprscan;InterPro:IPR001680 : WD40 repeat;SMART:SM00320; score=0.0021;query 766-805;description=WD40 repeat;~iprscan;InterPro:IPR001680 : WD40 repeat;SMART:SM00320; score=3.3E-9;query 681-720;description=WD40 repeat;~iprscan;InterPro:IPR001680 : WD40 repeat;Pfam:PF00400; score=6.5E-5;query 726-763;description=WD40 repeat;~iprscan;InterPro:IPR001680 : WD40 repeat;Pfam:PF00400; score=0.077;query 900-937;description=WD40 repeat;~iprscan;InterPro:IPR001680 : WD40 repeat;SMART:SM00320; score=1.1;query 896-938;description=WD40 repeat;~iprscan;InterPro:IPR001680 : WD40 repeat;SMART:SM00320; score=4.3E-8;query 724-763;description=WD40 repeat;~iprscan;InterPro:IPR001680 : WD40 repeat;SMART:SM00320; score=0.41;query 941-983;description=WD40 repeat;~iprscan;InterPro:IPR001680 : WD40 repeat;SMART:SM00320; score=84.0;query 812-850;description=WD40 repeat), translated to MNLTSIFKRDKRKSDEEISHAITKKLKQCNMLKSLVSIPSDELTTPSPFAKSLCQDEQTTEANNRDNTFLSINKIMQKKWCKPEKVEHACLENVENENIKNNNLTKPTQNNLNNNEDMCRMKKLPKMGKSGENNERKKKFKKKSKNNYNNYNTSCESSYSSNDERKEIEVEAQGYNTEYLWEGLLKKDVVLLLIQAIKNMGYTKSAKILESESGIELEQPLIKDLHKNILKGNWGNSINNLKKININNKLMKAIKFLIYEQCFIEYLYQGKYFAALRCLRNKLRKSCFDEDTYKRLHECTTFFMFQNFENTNNTIDMNTNQIHSINDNIKLRNSRKILFEKINRLLPEHILIPPRRLAILLHQSLKYQVDNCLFHNNFSDLKLAKNIQYNKILNRSRFSNTNCIHSDHHKNGKEKINDKIFNNLFRDKYYEDNNSCETRPSQYNYTDNESSLCIGMLNINNIEKLKKNTDIQNDQPDNINCSIEYAQAVESNSNNYMSTNIADSPEKIQDGYLNITSNAPTPKILKLKSEIEEAEKDIEKNTVSTQDANNSISENLLNCSLSNHMDEIEKGETNFNKNKSIVNKKYDCNCEIEKLQCDCINFNDSNNNGNICQTDSNTIMYSKTKHVSSFLGLDQKDNLKNNKINFLNSYNNKYMDINNKISSCSHLSLLKNHECKKIELPYYCIKVLQGHKDEVWYVSVSGDGKYIASSSKDKSIFLWKGTYPFNKVREWNGHLDGVSYICWSYNNKYLASGSNDSNIIIWSPKSNKKKLCLTMHSGPITSVCWTKNNSTIISSAFDKKIYCTKVNIELKSFSILYAWSFSTRIQNFVFTKNEKYLIVVPADKNVRIIDFNMKKELYILPENDTITSLCASNLYNHVLVNIADQKPIIKLWDIKYRYVIQSYRGHKQGRFIVHSTFGGKNEDYVISGSEDSLIYIWHRTKGYLLDVINGHASNVNIAIWPLASSKFPYMVSASDDHTIMIWNTHPKINKSKKHIYMEREKKRNAEKGKKKSKKNIFHHPFLRELAKLSGMDVQVLSPNDAHMF